A stretch of Paenibacillus sp. URB8-2 DNA encodes these proteins:
- a CDS encoding GTP pyrophosphokinase yields MPALYRLALKELENKVETLKTEWKMRDGYSPIEHIKSRVKEPKSILQKLERKGYAFSFENIETQIHDIAGMRIVCAFVKDIYRLADHINTREDIRVLEIKDYIAQPKPNGYQSLHVIVAVPLILLDGTKWVKAEIQLRTLAMDFWASMEHILYYKYDKQLPPHVAEELKSAARAADELDKRMLRLRREILELP; encoded by the coding sequence ATGCCCGCCCTTTACCGCCTGGCCCTCAAAGAGCTTGAGAACAAAGTCGAGACGCTGAAGACCGAATGGAAGATGCGGGACGGGTACAGTCCGATTGAACATATCAAAAGCCGTGTCAAGGAGCCGAAGAGCATCCTGCAAAAATTGGAGCGCAAAGGATACGCCTTCAGCTTCGAGAATATTGAAACGCAAATTCACGATATCGCCGGGATGCGGATTGTCTGCGCTTTTGTCAAAGATATTTACCGGCTCGCCGATCATATTAACACCAGGGAAGATATCCGGGTGCTGGAAATCAAGGACTACATCGCCCAGCCGAAGCCGAACGGGTACCAGAGCCTGCATGTGATTGTCGCCGTGCCGCTCATTCTTCTGGATGGAACCAAATGGGTAAAAGCTGAAATCCAGCTGCGCACGCTGGCCATGGATTTCTGGGCGAGCATGGAGCATATTCTCTATTACAAATACGACAAGCAGCTTCCGCCACATGTTGCGGAAGAGCTGAAGAGCGCCGCACGCGCCGCCGACGAGCTGGACAAGAGAATGCTGCGTCTGCGCAGAGAGATTCTGGAACTCCCTTAA